Below is a window of Blastopirellula marina DNA.
CATTCCCACGAACAATCCCGTCACATCTTCAAAGTCGCCGGTTTTGTTACGCAGCGCGGTAATAGCGTTGGTCGGCTTGGTGGAAGTGAAGGTAACATTGTCGCGCACCCAGTCATAAAGCGTTTCGACCTTCTTCCAATCATCCTCGATGTCGCGAGTTAGCTTGTTGGCCTGTGAGCGGATTTCGCCATGGCGTGATTCAATGTAGGGGCTGGCCCCGAGATAACGACGCAGGGCTAACGGCATTCGCTTTGGCACCTTTAGGCCAGACGTATCGGTCGGAGGCGAGGCGGAGCGACGCTCGACTTCAACGGTGATCAGAGCTACCGCCGTTTCGCCTGGGTTAAGGCGAGGAACCGAGATCATCATCTCTTTCACGGTTCCTTCGACCATGCGGTAAGCGACACGTTGAACTGCCGGCGAGACTTGTTCGTCAGCCAGGCGAACCGTCTGTTCGGGCCAGTCGGCGGGGACAGGGATCGTCGCGACTAATCCGGCGCAGGGGCCACCGACCGCTTGGATTTTGACACCGACCTGGTACTTCGTCGTCTTCGACGTTCCCAGAACGGCTTCCGATTCCGCCTCCGCAGGTTGGACGTTGTCGAATTGAGCCCACAAACTGCCAGGGCAGAGCAGGGCTGCGAGAACAAATAGCGTACGGATGCGAACAGCAAGAGTTAAACGCGGCATGAATCTCGGGCGAGGTTGGAAGAACAGTTGAGCCAGCGTCTTCCTTGAGCGTCGACGGGTAAGCGTTCCTTCACCCACCGCTCTTACTCTATCTTAGTCAGTTTGTCCGGGATTGGGTAATTTGGGGTAGCTGTCTGGAAGAGTTCCGGGAAAGTCCCGGGGCTTTGGCAACGACAACCGTTATCGCAGTTATCAGGGTTACTCCGGCGGGCGAAACACCATCCCTACGAGGTGTAGGCTCGCGTCAGAAGGCAAGCAAGAAAGAAAAAAGCCGCCTGGGGGTGCGTGAAGCACGAATCATCCAGGCGGCTCAGCTCGTTTACGAGAGTTTCAGGTTATCGCGCCGGCGGAAGGGTTTCCGCGGGAGTCGGAGCGATATAGCTAGGTCCAACATCGTACGAACCTTCGTACTGGATAGCTGGATCGTAGGACGTAACTGCAGGGCTGATCGATTCAACAGGTCCGCAGCAACCATCGTTGCTCGATCGCCAGTTGAAAATACTACCCCCGCAGCGGCAACCGGCGGTCGCGGCGAAAATCGCCACGCACGTCAGCAAAAGCGTAAAGCGCTTCATGGGATATGACCTCATGGGAACGTTGCGACTGGGGAAATGAAAAACGGGAAATGTCTTGGCTACGGAACACTACCCCACAATTAACGAAGTGCAAATTCAACATGAGAATTTCTCGCAACATCGATGTTGAAAAAAATCATCGCAGCGCTCGAATTGCGTGATAGATTTACCTTGATGGATTGCGTGACCGTCGAACTCCCCCCAAGCCAACGACTTTGATGAACACTACCTGTTTACCTATCCCGCCTGTTCGGACCTGCCTGTTTGCTCTGCTACTGTTAGTCGTTTTCGGTCTCCCTGCCAGGGCCGAATCGTCTGGCTATCGCGATACCGAAAATGGGTATCGGTGTGGATATACATGTCACACCCCGCGTCCAGGCGACGAGATTTATAAAATCTCAACCCGCTGTTTGCCTGGCGGTTGTGGTTGGGAATTGCCTGTCGAGAACGCTCAAATCTGGCACTTCGTGGTCGGAGAAGGTTGGGTTCCCATCGATTGGCAGGAATTAACCTCGGCCGAATCACCAGGTGGATTGACCAGCGTGTACATTCACGGCAACTGGATGGATAGCTATTGGGCCGAACGCCGTGGATGGGAGATGTACCACGAAGTGACGCGGGATCTCTCTATGGAGCAAAAGATTCGCCACGTTATCTGGTCGTGGCCGACCCAAGAGGAGAAACCGGCCCTACGCGCTGTTCGACAGCACGCGGTTCGAGCGGACGATGATGCGTACTACTTGGCGTCCTATCTCCGCACCCTGCCGACCGACGAGCAAGTCTCCATCTCTGCGTTCAGCCTCGGAGCGCGTGTGGTGACGGGGGCATGTCACTTAATGGCTGGTGGGATGCTCGGGGGGCGTATACTTGAGCCAACCGAACGGAATGAAAAAGGATATCGTGTCGCTTTGTTTTCGGCTGGCGTCACCTGTTCCGCTATCTGGCCAGGTGGACGCAACGGACAAGCCCTCGAAGTGATCGATCGTCTCTACAATGCGTTCAATAGTTCCGACCGGGTGCTGAAACACTACAAGCTGGCATCTCAGCGCAAGGGAGACCAAGCGGCTGGCTACACGGGGTTTGCCCTCACGGGCGAACAACGACAGAAAGTCGAGCAGGTCAACGCGGCCAACGTACTGGGCAGAGAGCACAGTTGGGATAACGTAGTCTGTGCGTACTGCTTGATGGAACGAGCCCGCGACTACTTACAATGGCGCGAACTCGATTAGCCGCTTGCGTTAGCGCACGAAAACACCGCGCTGCGAGGGAATCGCGGCACGGTGTTGGTTTGATTTGTTTCGGCTCGGAGCCGCTTAGTTGCCTTCGCGGGCTGCTTCTTCGGCTCGGTAGGCTTCCAGAGCGTCAGCTTCGCGTTGAAGCTTAAATTCCGGCCCTTCCGCGTAGTATTGCACGTCGTCGGAAATATAGTACGGACTCGGCAGTGTCTGGCCACCGACGTCCACTTGGCAACCGGTACCGGCCAACAACGCGAGACATCCGAGACCGGAGTACAACGTGGTTTGAATCCAGGTGCGTTTCGTTTCCATCCTTGGAAGTCTCCACCATGTCGGCGACCGGTTCGTCATGAACCGAAGGGTTGAGGTTCGCCGCGTAGCTGTTAAGGTCGCGTGAATGAACAACGCATGTGATGCGTAAAGTCGTTACATTCGGTATCGACCCATCTGGGCCGAAACTTTGCTCCAAAAACTGGAAAAACCGGCACAAACCGACGAATCCATACATTCGTCCTAATTTGAAATTAAAAAGAGAGGCCAAACCAGGACCGCAGGCGACCGATTATGCCCCGCAATGTCGCGGATGAAGTGGCGCAAGTTTGGCTTTTTCGATGAAATTATCGCACTCGGGGGGTAAAATGGCATGAACACCTCCGCAGCAGCAAATCTCGAAGGAGCTTGCCGATGCCCTTGGCTAGCAGCCGCCATCTGTCCATTCTGATTCTCGCCATCTTTACTAGCGTTGCTACCCTTTCCGAGGTACGGGCGCAGGGCCGTAGCCGCACCGTTCCGCCAGATGTCTACTTCGCTGGTTTCCCATCCTTGTACGAGGGAGATTACGTTGGTGCCGCGGAAGTGTTCACCGCCGCTAACGGCAGCGCCATTCGCTCGACCGAGGGGCTGTGGATCGACTCGATCTGCTATGCGACCATGCTGGGGGAATGCTACTACCAGATGGGCAACAACGCTAAAGCTATGGAAAGCTATAACAAGGCGCTGTTAATCTTCGTCCAGAATTCCAACTGGATGCTGCGAATCTCCATCGAAAGCTTGGGGACCGTCGGAGCCACAACCAATGACTTGCGAAGTGGCGTCACCTGGGGAAGCTCTGGGCGAAACACGCTGATAGGTTCTTACCCAGATGTCTATCCGATGATGCAGGGAAATTCGAATGCTCAGAAT
It encodes the following:
- a CDS encoding transglutaminase-like domain-containing protein, producing the protein MPRLTLAVRIRTLFVLAALLCPGSLWAQFDNVQPAEAESEAVLGTSKTTKYQVGVKIQAVGGPCAGLVATIPVPADWPEQTVRLADEQVSPAVQRVAYRMVEGTVKEMMISVPRLNPGETAVALITVEVERRSASPPTDTSGLKVPKRMPLALRRYLGASPYIESRHGEIRSQANKLTRDIEDDWKKVETLYDWVRDNVTFTSTKPTNAITALRNKTGDFEDVTGLFVGMCRAIDVPARMVWIPNSAYAEFYLEDEEGEGHWYPCRVAGARAFGEMPDHPPIIQKGDNFRLPDRKDPVRFVNEKLSGKAVRGGGKPRVEFVREVLGG